One window of the Brettanomyces bruxellensis chromosome 1, complete sequence genome contains the following:
- a CDS encoding uncharacterized protein (SECRETED:SignalP(1-18)), which produces MLFRSLLIAAASAVFVHADDSAAVAPEDSSVVKLNGENFEDFVSTHPLVLAEFFAPWCGHCKHLGPEYVAAADVLAKKDIPLVQVDCTQERDLCSKYEVRGYPTVKVFRGAPDAFTDYPGERKSDSIVSYMIKQSLPAVSVFDDAADLQEAIDNLKDVIVLQVLPEGVTVGNDTFFTIANSLRDDFTFFSTNNSEFVDKYAPKSGKRPGYVIFRPDEESSDASIFEGKIIDKDNLVDFIKVEAKPLFGEVNGGSFRAYMAADIPLAYYFYNEVEQRGEVAPLMQKLAREYRGKINFAGLDATKFGVHAKNLNMEEKFPLFVIHDVKENLKYGISQDTELDNDKIPDFVADFVAGKLDPIVKSEPIPEVQNSSVYHLVGYEHDKIIALPKDVLVKYYAPWCGHCKRLAPIFKALADVYAADEASKDKVVLAEIDHTANDIPGVDIQGYPTLILYPADGSEPVEFQGQRTLEGMANFIKEQGSLNIDGVALHDEQEAVRKAEEEKKAEEEKQEVQADESVVDSASSSEETTSTTTTTTAAAVSSDAEKAKEAPKTEEKTEEADPIAAVYAKIGEAKQFVLKEKDALLAKVQGVINGENHDEL; this is translated from the coding sequence ATGCTTTTCAGATCATTGCTTATAGCTGCAGCTTCGGCTGTTTTCGTTCATGCTGATGATTCAGCAGCCGTTGCTCCAGAAGATTCTTCTGTTGTCAAACTTAATGGTGAGAACTTTGAAGATTTCGTGTCAACACATCCACTTGTTTTGGCTGAATTCTTTGCCCCATGGTGCGGTCATTGTAAGCACTTGGGACCTGAATAcgttgctgctgctgatgTTTTGGCTAAGAAGGATATTCCTTTGGTTCAAGTTGATTGCACTCAAGAAAGGGATTTGTGCTCTAAGTACGAGGTCAGAGGTTACCCAACAGTTAAAGTGTTTAGAGGAGCCCCTGATGCATTCACTGATTATCCTGGTGAGAGAAAATCCGATTCCATCGTGAGCTACATGATCAAGCAGAGCCTTCCAGCTGTTTCTGTGTTCGATGACGCTGCTGATCTTCAGGAGGCAATTGATAATCTTAAGGATGTCATTGTTCTTCAGGTTCTTCCTGAAGGTGTCACTGTGGGTAACGATACTTTCTTTACCATTGCAAACTCTTTGAGAGATGatttcaccttcttcagCACCAACAATTCCGAATTTGTGGACAAGTATGCTCCAAAGAGCGGAAAGAGACCTGGTTATGTTATCTTCAGACCGGACGAAGAATCATCCGATGCATCTATCTTTGAGGGCAAGATTATTGACAAGGATAATTTGGTTGACTTCATCAAAGTCGAGGCTAAGCCATTGTTCGGCGAGGTTAATGGTGGTTCTTTCCGTGCTTACATGGCTGCAGACATTCCACTTGCATACTACTTCTACAATGAGGTTGAGCAGCGTGGTGAAGTTGCTCCATTAATGCAAAAGCTTGCCAGAGAATACAGAGGAAAGATTAACTTTGCTGGATTGGACGCCACTAAGTTTGGTGTCCATGCCAAGAACTTGAACATGGAGGAGAAATTCCCATTGTTTGTCATTCATGACGTCAAGGAAAACCTTAAGTACGGAATCTCCCAAGACACAGAGCTCGACAACGACAAGATTCCTGACTTCGTTGCTGACTTTGTTGCCGGCAAGTTGGACCCAATTGTTAAGTCAGAACCAATTCCAGAGGTTCAGAACAGCTCCGTTTACCACTTGGTTGGATACGAGCATGATAAAATCATTGCATTGCCAAAGGATGTGCTTGTTAAGTACTATGCACCATGGTGTGGTCACTGCAAGCGTTTGGCACCTATTTTCAAGGCTTTGGCTGATGTTTATGCTGCCGATGAAGCTTCCAAAGACAAGGTTGTTTTGGCTGAGATTGACCACACTGCCAATGATATTCCTGGTGTTGATATTCAGGGTTACCCAACCTTGATCTTGTATCCAGCTGATGGTTCTGAGCCAGTTGAATTCCAGGGACAGAGAACTTTGGAAGGCATGGCCAATTTCATCAAGGAACAGGGAAGTTTGAACATTGATGGAGTTGCTTTGCATGATGAGCAGGAGGCTGTTAGAAAGGCcgaggaggagaagaaggctgaagaggaaaagcaaGAGGTGCAGGCTGACGAAAGTGTTGTTGATtctgcatcttcttctgagGAAACTACTTCAACTACTACGACTACCACCGCTGCTGCCGTTTCATCTGATGCCGAGAAGGCCAAGGAAGCCCCAAAGACTGAAGAAAAGACTGAGGAAGCTGATCCTATAGCTGCAGTGTACGCTAAGATTGGAGAGGCCAAACAATTCGTCttgaaggaaaaggatGCCCTTTTGGCCAAGGTCCAAGGTGTTATCAATGGGGAGAACCACGATGAGTTGTGA
- a CDS encoding uncharacterized protein (BUSCO:EOG09262FW1), whose translation MAKPVYTDDLSTQVIKVDRDSIHFSPEGKLSVTDTSTENALIKAAKILQQPGGVVAFPTETVYGLGGSSLCTESVKAIYAAKHRPADNPLISHISSIEMLRSKLLAPGQEIPEVYKPLIEKFWPGPLTIVLPVGDSNKSPISPAVTAHGPTFTVRMPVHPIARALISISGIPIAAPSANASTRPSPTQAAHVYHDLKDRIPLILDGGACDVGLESTVVDGTVDPPMLLRPGGVPMEKIKEVGGPFWQKIIHVKKVAGKNEPVRTPGMKYRHYSPTAQVVMFLNSGNGTDATHNYIAEHRLNGKKIALLRSKRFAEPEDGVFQVVRDLGRSGKAIQKNMFAELREVDELGVDYIFVEGVPEDHEGLAIMNRLTKASSVIVDGGKETIRGRD comes from the coding sequence ATGGCTAAACCAGTATATACAGATGATCTGAGCACTCAGGTCATTAAAGTTGATCGGGATTCGATTCACTTTTCACCCGAGGGGAAGCTATCAGTTACAGATACAAGCACTGAGAATGCGTTAATTAAGGCCGCTAAAATTTTGCAGCAGCCTGGTGGTGTTGTTGCTTTCCCTACAGAGACAGTTTATGGATTAGGTGGTTCTTCACTTTGCACGGAGAGTGTAAAAGCAATATATGCAGCAAAACACAGACCGGCAGATAATCCATTAATTTCACATATTTCATCTATCGAGATGTTAAGGAGTAAGCTTTTAGCCCCGGGCCAGGAGATACCAGAGGTATATAAACCTCTCATTGAAAAGTTTTGGCCTGGCCCTTTAACAATTGTGCTTCCGGTTGGGGATTCAAACAAAAGCCCCATCTCACCTGCAGTCACAGCACATGGACCCACATTCACAGTGAGAATGCCTGTTCATCCAATTGCTCGTGCTCTTATTTCGATTAGTGGCATACCAATAGCAGCACCATCTGCAAATGCATCAACACGTCCTTCTCCAACTCAGGCAGCCCATGTTTACCATGATCTTAAAGACAGAATTCCACTTATTTTAGATGGGGGTGCATGTGATGTTGGCCTTGAAAGCACTGTGGTAGATGGTACTGTCGATCCACCAATGCTTCTTAGACCTGGTGGAGTTCCAATGGAGAAAATCAAAGAGGTTGGAGGACCTTTCTGGCAGAAGATTATTCATGTGAAGAAGGTGgcaggaaaaaatgaacCAGTGAGGACTCCTGGAATGAAATACAGACACTATTCGCCTACGGCACAGGTTGTGATGTTCTTAAACAGTGGAAATGGTACAGATGCGACCCACAACTATATTGCTGAGCATCGGTTGAATGGGAAGAAGATTGCACTTCTTCGTTCTAAGCGGTTTGCGGAGCCGGAAGATGGAGTTTTCCAAGTTGTGAGAGATTTGGGCCGTTCAGGAAAAGCTATACAGAAGAATATGTTTGCAGAACTCAGGGAGGTTGATGAGTTAGGAGTTGATTACATATTTGTTGAAGGTGTTCCGGAGGATCACGAGGGGTTGGCTATCATGAACAGACTGACAAAGGCATCTAGCGTAATAGTGGATGGGGGAAAGGAAACAATCAGAGGTCGTGATTAA
- a CDS encoding uncharacterized protein (BUSCO:EOG09262V9N) codes for MFGLAKKLVSTIENQASNYLSNGVSNINNRPGVDLTDGVGLRVLHVEKGSLGEKYGFESWFDFITAVNGKPIETFFRKGTALNSNPYSGMNPGEQPQVQSVELQQQFDKINIDPVNVDFSLFLDFLNSVINVYHDDLIFTVWSAKGGVERQITIPNGLLHLERKSQLEEVSLSPQTSRNNQKPVTCSSLKNIQISLQLTVLSASSFVWHILHVQPNSPAFVAGIMPDEYIIDCENGKLSTGGEDLLGRVIVAAYNRWKLQSTNSNDAEPCSLVLYVYNHDYDIIRPVTIYPNEHWGGRGLLGCDIGYGLLHRIPEVLGKFAAGKASSPPPNFAPGSVMFNQKNQLNGNPDQNKDAIPSNSTLLPATEKLLRPAARAPLFSNSQVSLDDANTATKPPLPPVKSPRKVRHKSKSKSDKSRASALEDYFKEETEKSRAIDGPSAISKTSSGAVPPPPRIGTRKTEEK; via the coding sequence atgTTTGGGTTAGCAAAGAAATTGGTGTCGACAATCGAAAATCAAGCGTCGAACTATCTCAGTAATGGAGTCTCTAATATAAACAATCGTCCAGGTGTGGATTTGACAGACGGTGTTGGATTAAGAGTTCTTCATGTTGAAAAGGGTTCTCTTGGAGAAAAGTATGGATTTGAAAGTTGGTTTGATTTCATTACCGCAGTGAATGGAAAGCCAATAGAAACTTTTTTCAGAAAAGGTACGGCTCTTAATAGCAATCCATATTCTGGAATGAATCCTGGCGAGCAGCCGCAAGTTCAGTCGGTGGAATTGCAGCAACAATTTGACAAGATAAATATTGACCCAGTGAACGttgatttttcacttttcttgGACTTTTTAAACTCCGTCATCAATGTGTATCATGATGATCTTATATTTACTGTCTGGTCTGCTAAAGGTGGCGTTGAGAGGCAAATAACCATTCCAAACGGATTATTACACCTTGAGAGAAAAAGTCAGCTTGAGGAAGTTAGTCTTTCCCCTCAAACCTCCAGAAATAATCAGAAGCCTGTTACGTGTTCTTcgttaaaaaatatacaaattaGTCTTCAACTTACGGTACTATCTGCTTCTTCGTTTGTTTGGCATATTCTTCATGTGCAGCCTAATTCTCCCGCTTTTGTCGCAGGAATAATGCCAGATGAATACATAATTGATTGTGAGAACGGCAAATTATCAACTGGCGGAGAAGATTTATTAGGTAGGGTTATTGTTGCCGCGTACAATAGATGGAAACTGCAGAGTACTAATAGCAACGACGCGGAACCTTGTTCATTGGTTCTTTACGTTTATAATCACGATTATGATATAATACGTCCAGTGACAATATATCCAAATGAACACTGGGGTGGTAGAGGACTTTTAGGATGTGATATTGGTTATGGCCTTCTACATCGTATTCCTGAAGTACTAGGTAAGTTTGCCGCTGGAAAAGCATCTTCTCCACCGCCAAATTTTGCGCCTGGAAGTGTGATGTTcaaccaaaaaaatcagCTAAATGGAAATCCTGATCAGAATAAAGATGCCATACCTTCAAATTCTACTCTTCTGCCAGCGACCGAAAAATTACTTCGTCCGGCTGCTAGAGCACCTTTATTTAGTAACTCCCAGGTCAGTCTTGATGATGCAAACACTGCAACAAAgcctcctcttcctcctgtCAAAAGTCCTAGAAAAGTTAGGCATAAAAGTAAATCAAAATCCGATAAAAGTAGGGCATCAGCCCTAGAAGACTATTTCAAAGAGGAGACAGAGAAATCAAGAGCCATAGATGGTCCATCTGCCATTTCTAAAACAAGTTCTGGCGCTGTCCCTCCTCCTCCTAGAATCGGGACAAGAAAAACTGAAGAAAAGTAG
- a CDS encoding uncharacterized protein (CAZy:GT32) produces MRTSIKVIIWAHVLLLLFLIYCTVDLMTLPLQKWHRHVFTSEDLNPSKDSPQKPMIIPKIIHQTYKDENIPDIWKDGQKACQDLHPDYKYILWTDDKARDFISKEYPWFLKTWDGYRYPIERADAIRYFALAHYGGVYIDLDDGCQRKLDPLLTVPAFVRETTPNGVSNDVMGAVPGHPFFVKVFNNLQKYNRNWIVPYITIMFSTGPLFLSVIMEHYNWGRVPDDASVTVLLPADYSGKADSFFKIAQGSSWHLGDAQLIQAMGRHIPFTVFCGFVIAGLIFLMEWYIYLFCVRTNFRRVFDYLISKIRPARGYRGRPRKDSNILANPLLGKNESMV; encoded by the coding sequence ATGAGAACTTCCATCAAAGTGATTATCTGGGCACATGTGCTTCTACTACTGTTCCTAATTTATTGCACAGTGGATCTCATGACCTTGCCGTTACAGAAATGGCATCGTCATGTGTTCACTTCTGAGGACTTGAATCCTTCAAAAGATTCTCCTCAAAAGCCTATGATCATTCCAAAAATTATTCATCAGACTTACAAGGACGAAAACATCCCGGATATCTGGAAAGATGGACAGAAGGCATGTCAAGATCTTCATCCAGACTACAAGTACATTCTTTGGACCGATGATAAGGCAAGGGATTTCATTTCCAAGGAATACCCTTGGTTTTTGAAAACCTGGGATGGTTACAGATATCCAATAGAGCGTGCTGATGCAATCAGATACTTCGCTTTAGCACATTATGGTGGTGTTTACATTGATTTGGACGATGGTTGTCAACGCAAACTTGACCCCCTTCTTACAGTTCCAGCGTTTGTCAGAGAAACTACTCCAAATGGCGTTTCGAACGATGTAATGGGAGCAGTCCCAGGTcatccattttttgttaaagTTTTTAACAACCTTCAAAAGTATAACCGTAATTGGATTGTTCCATACATCACTATTATGTTTTCTACAGGGCCActatttctttctgtgaTCATGGAACACTACAACTGGGGTCGCGTTCCTGATGATGCATCAGTTACGGTCTTGCTGCCAGCAGATTATAGTGGTAAAGCAGACTCGTTTTTCAAGATTGCACAAGGTTCATCTTGGCATTTGGGTGATGCCCAATTAATTCAGGCCATGGGTCGCCATATCCCATTTACCGTTTTCTGTGGTTTTGTGATAGCTGGTTTAATATTCCTGATGGAATggtatatttatttgttctgCGTTAGAACAAATTTCCGTCGTGTGTTCGATTATCtcatttcaaaaataagaCCAGCCAGGGGATACAGGGGAAGGCCAAGAAAAGATTCTAATATTCTCGCAAATCCATTGCTTGGAAAAAACGAAAGCATGGTTTGA
- a CDS encoding uncharacterized protein (SECRETED:SignalP(1-22)): MFKLSCLACIASLLAQFQLASAKSIYGNLTSDDVAYVYSGQFKIMLQPLESIVHSYEYLIGNLTDTIDEYDSVPTDFNTTLENIVANSTAYLNNLPSVFENLKENLIEDKDYLLQETSDESMVANASLGRWLFYNHWCFTIFYSKASANLTNTDSAVDELLSYDGSYSNSNSSGATTEAQISTIEGESTTTSEISSTEDTTSEQTSSSSTTNSGKTATATSSYTVGFKRLLQRRDVDDDDFGDWAMSSLETVASPIITLIENYEELVKDIIKVLNKKGTLTDDDLTALSNVITYTEDIINNVVPAAATYLGDALIYDNNITVNYQTMILANFTTLKANSVSQLATYLTYYTDDGSFSTAYTTLLAEITTTTSSSSTTSSSSTASSSSASSTSTSSTTSTITTTIVSGSSTVTTSSRITSSSSSSSNSAVTGASSNGQLTSSSSTLHSWVVSNTSSTSTSNGLSTTITGSTLAYSSSGINTQKVTQTSSTGNTNVASSSFSVKTTGYIASTITGSEGESGQNGIATTVITVTTCSDHVCSKVPVTTGLSSYTSNVNGVLTVYTTFCPLTGTHTSTNASGGSGSGSSSTVSASEIEQLNSPSGVSGESQTFSNGAVSRTSSAEASEKTLQTSSQATVAAVNPSLGVSTYEEKAARLQHGTGLLLFIFAAALL; encoded by the coding sequence ATGTTTAAACTTTCATGTCTTGCGTGCATTGCTTCATTGCTTGCTCAGTTTCAGCTAGCTTCTGCGAAGTCGATTTATGGCAACCTTACATCAGATGATGTTGCCTATGTGTATTCTGGTCAGTTCAAGATTATGCTTCAACCACTTGAATCTATTGTTCATAGTTATGAGTACTTGATAGGAAATCTCACTGACACGATTGATGAGTATGATTCTGTCCCGACAGATTTCAACACaactttggaaaatatCGTTGCGAACTCCACTGCTTACTTAAATAATCTTCCATCAGtgtttgaaaatttgaaggaaaaTCTTATTGAGGATAAGGATTACCTTCTTCAGGAAACATCTGATGAGTCTATGGTTGCAAACGCTTCTTTGGGACGTTGGCTATTTTACAACCATTGGTGTTTTACTATATTTTATAGTAAAGCTAGTGCTAATTTAACAAATACTGATTCTGCTGTTGATGAACTTTTATCATATGATGGTTCATACAGTAATTCAAACTCTAGTGGCGCCACAACTGAAGCACAAATATCTACAATAGAAGGTGAGAGTACGACTACGTCCGAAATTTCTAGTACTGAAGATACAACTTCCGAGCAGACGAGTTCTAGTTCCACCACAAATTCTGGCAAAACGGCTACAGCAACTTCGAGCTATACAGTTGGCTTTAAGAGATTGCTTCAGAGAAGAGATgtcgatgatgatgactttgGTGATTGGGCTATGTCATCTTTAGAAACTGTAGCATCTCCAATCATCACTCTTATTGAGAATTACGAAGAGCTTGTGAAAGACATTATTAAGGTGTTGAACAAGAAAGGAACACTTACGGATGATGATTTGACTGCTTTGAGTAATGTTATTACTTATACAGAAGACATCATAAATAACGTGGTTCCAGCAGCCGCAACGTATTTGGGTGATGCATTGATATATGACAATAATATAACTGTGAATTACCAGACAATGATTTTAGCAAACTTCACTACTCTTAAAGCTAATTCAGTTTCTCAGTTGGCTACCTACCTAACCTACTATACAGATGATGGCAGCTTTAGCACTGCATATACCACTCTTCTTGCTGAAATTACTACGACAACTTCTAGTTCATCCACAACATCTAGTTCATCCACAGCATCAAGTTCATCCGCATCCTCCACTTCTACTTCATCTACTACTTCAACAATTACAACAACAATAGTTTCTGGAAGTTCGACGGTAACAACATCATCTAGAATAACATCaagctcttcttcttcctcgaACTCGGCAGTAACTGGAGCTTCATCAAATGGTCAATTAACTTCATCAAGCTCTACTTTACATTCATGGGTTGtttcaaatacttcttcaacatccaCTTCAAACGGCTTGAGTACAACGATTACTGGAAGTACTTTGGCATATTCTTCATCTGGAATTAATACCCAAAAAGTTACACAGACATCTTCTACAGGAAATACAAAtgttgcttcttcatctttttcagtTAAGACCACGGGATATATTGCTTCTACAATTACCGGTAGTGAGGGAGAATCTGGACAGAACGGAATTGCTACCACAGTTATTACAGTTACTACATGTAGTGATCATGTCTGCTCAAAAGTTCCTGTTACGACAGGATTATCGTCCTACACATCAAATGTTAATGGTGTTCTTACTGTCTACACTACGTTCTGTCCATTAACTGGCACACATACAAGCACTAATGCAAGTGGTGGCTCTGGTTCAGGTTCATCTAGTACTGTTTCTGCATCAGAGATCGAGCAACTAAATTCACCAAGTGGAGTGAGTGGAGAGTCTCAGACATTTTCAAATGGAGCAGTTAGTCGTACTTCAAGTGCGGAGGCTTCTGAAAAGACCTTACAAACATCATCCCAAGCAACTGTCGCTGCCGTTAATCCATCTCTCGGTGTTTCGACttatgaagaaaaagcagctAGGCTTCAGCATGGAACGGGcttgcttttatttatattcgCCGCTGCACTTCTATAA